The genomic segment TACACTAATACAGGTGACTTGTACACCATAAATGCACTTGAGGGAAAATGACAATAGCATCTATTTAagtttaagggataatttcaaaaacctacCATGAGGTTTTCGACAATTTCACTCGACTCCCTGGAGGTTTACATAATTACAGAAACCTCCTTTGGTgtgataaaaaggcaagaatgCCCTTCATTAATTGTCAACTCATTGAAAAACTCTATCAAATATTAAAGTGCTCTCAtatattatcaaacaataattcaAACTACAATCTTTCCCATTTAACTATCTATCATTTTCTTCTtacatttattttcctttcaaactcattttatttattattatcaaccaAATGTGTATTGTCACCATTAAAAAAATTACGATACATACCAAACCACCAATACTTACATATCTGATATCTATTCCCAAttctcaattttttattattattaaatagtTTCCTTTCGGTCatttttgtttctaatttttgaTAACCATTAGCAAATTGAAATAGTTCAATGACAAATTGAGTGCTAATTTCATTATCAAATTAGATGAAGATGAAAATAGTGAcagtgataaaaataataaaaattaaggaTAGGAAGTGAAAAAAGAACTAAATATAGGTTATACTGTTATAGTtaccatgaaaaaaaaaagtgttattggtatatatttataattgtattgtgtttctattttttatttacaaTTATTAATATTATTCCTATAAAgagaatttgatttattttgaacTCTGTGCCAATGGAGTATATTGGATATTGATATTAGTAGTAATGATTTAGattattttgtattaaaaaGGTGGCAGCCATGGAATTGAAATTTAGGGATATTGATGAATATTgttatatattaaataaaatcTGATATTGATATGAGATTATAAGTAAACTTTTGGGTATCTAATATAGCGTTTATAATTAATACAATAGTTTGCATTAGAAATTTTTAGGtaaaaaatgaatattataacaaagataagtgtttatttaatgatgtttttgatattgatGGGTAGATAATAGTAATAGCAAGTAAAGATAAATGAAATAGAGACtatgaacctttttttttcctttacattTTCGTTGTGAATCATAACTTAAGGGCATTatagaaattttgagaaaaagtataGCTTTTTGGGTCTAGAAtgttttttaaataatgaaaataggggaggtaggtgtaatttttagaACTTGAAGGGAACTTTCTGctattgtcaaaaacctcaagggaggtatgtgAAATTAACCCTAAGTTTAATGTTCAAATAAGCAAAAAGCCAAAGCGATTCTTGAGCTAGAAAAGGAGGAGCATCGATCATTGAATTGAGGAAGAAAAGCACCTGTGTCAATGACGATGCCATTAGGATTGATTTCCATGTGAATATAACgttgcttctttttctttctcttttttttttcagtaaaTTTACCATCATACTTCTTACTTCTACTGTTTGGTGTCGTAAGCCTCCCGTCTACCTACCATATTACCAACTAATTAGTCTACTGCGTTAAAACAGCTCATAAAATCAGCCCCAATATTTGACATTTTGTGGTTGAACATTGGTAACTCGGTCAACAATTAATTAGTGCTTTAATTAATGGAAGAAAATTTAGCTTCACTTTCAGTCTTATTAATCTCTATCAAGTCTCAAGACTCTCGACAGTCGACAGGCCATGCATGACTCGCGGCGGAGGATGTGATCCGACACTTCTTTATCGTAATTTGCGTGAACAATAACCCCGATAACATGCAGTTCCTACTAGAATCTTAGACGCACGAGCAAGAAGCGAAACACCAAACAGTAAATGAGAAAAGCCCAAAAGGTCATTGAACGTGAATAAGATGACGATTTCCACCTGATTTAATCACCTTCTCAAAGACCCTTTttatttaaggaaaaaaaaacaaaaaacaaaacaaagtatCAGCACTCGATACCATAAGttcttcaaaaattaaaaaaccagATGGGGATAAACAAAAAGTTCGCTAAATATCAATTACTATATGTATTGCATGCCAAATCTACATATCTAACTTAATTTGATTGAGATTATCACCACAACTAACTGGTGGAATTCTtgttttattaaattattaggTGTAATTATCCAATGCGAACTTGATCCAGTATATTCTAGCAAAACTGTGGGCTGGAATCTGTGGCGGGAGGTATCTCAAAATGCCAAAGCCTTCCGACGGACTTGACACGATTTTTACGACACAAAAACGTTTCTGCATAAACTTTCTCCACCTTTCGATCTACGTCGTGCAAGAACACATGCGTCACTCCCGATCCCTTCCTATTCCTTGCCATAACAGCCGCTGAATATATGGCCGCCATCCGCCCCGGCGCCTCCGCAAAATACCCTCTCGGGGCATCAATCATGATCAGGTCCCACTCCTTGTTATAAACTTCCCACGGCAACATATTCAGCGCCAACTTGCACTTCGTGTTTCCGCGGAGGAACGGTTTCTCAGCAGAACACTCCGGTTGGGACGGGTACTGTTTCAGGAGATCATCGGCCTCGGAGAGTTTAGTCCGGTACTTGACCGTGTGGGCACGAAGATACGGTGCGTCCTTGAGAACTGTGTCGACCCACTTGGGATCTTCTTCTAGGAATAACGTTGTACCACCCGGATTGAGTGAAGCCCACATGAGGGAATCGTGGCCGAGTCCGAAGACTAGGAAGTTGCATGGGGACTTAGCTTTGAGGACGTCAAAGGAAACTCGGATCTCGTCCAGTGATTGTTGCGGGACTACGCGAGATGTGGCGTAGTGGACAATAGCGTTGCGCTGGAGCGTCTCACCCGAGTATGAACCTTTTGCCAAGAAGCCCGGCATGGATTTGCAGAAAAGGGGAGTCTCCGGTATGCTTACATAAGCCGCAAGAAACAGCGCTCCACCAAATAAGCAGACAACTGTTGTGCCCAGTAACCATCGCTTCTCAGGACTAAAATGGCGCTTAATAGACATATTACCAGATTTTTCCATGATCTGTGTTAATATATATGAACGGAGAAATTTAGTGTATAAAAAGAAAGAGCTGAAGAGACGGATATATGCTTCGCATGGATCTCGCTCTCTACTGTGACTCAGCGATGTTTGAGCTGTGGAATTTAGAGTTTGTTTTGGGGTTAATGACGTTTAAGGCCATGCGATTTGTCTAAACTATTGTTACACCCCTTGAAGGCttcaaaatttggaaaactATTTGACCTCAAAGTCTAACAAAAACGCATCCATTATTAATCCCCGTACAAATCTccattacaagaagattttttttttttttttttgccttggGTTTTCTGCCCCACTTTGGTTTTATAATCAGTCGTTTACTTTTCTTAATGAGGGTTGTATAGCTTAGGTACTAGTGAAAATAGCACAACTTAATGTTAGCACAGCTTAGATTTatgatttgacaaaaaaaaaaatgtttgtgCTAATTAAAATAGACAGATGTACGGTATTGATGGTGGTGGCTTTATTAGGCTTGTACatgtgatattttttttttccagtagTGGTACTATCTTGCACTTTGTTGGAGatggaaaagggaaagaaattaTAGAAAGTGACCCCAAAAAAATGTTTGAATATCAAGAAATCGTCGTGTTAATGCTGATTTGGCTAAAACAAAATGTTTTGTTCGTATAATTTTGAGCGATGGGATCACGAAATATAAAATATCAAAGTCAATCAATGAGAACAcgaaattgtagaaaatttttgggcGGGTAGACTGTATAGTCGTAGCAACAAGTGAGCAGCTTGCACGTCTTCTACGATGGAGCCAGGGTGATTGGACATGGATTCAGGTGGATGATTCTAGCAGCGGATGGTTTGACATGGTCGTATAGACTCAACTTTGATGGATTAATTCGAGTCTTTGCTCTTATTTTCCTCCGCGTACTAAATATCAGGGAAGTGCAGGGCCTGAAATTCCTTTTGAAGTTGGCATTGCCTACTTGATATTGAACTATAAACACAAAACTAGTTAATAAGAGTAACTAATTAGATGGGACACCTACTTCGTTTGTGCATGTCGTTGATATTTAGGTGATTTGAAACATCTTCCTGACAGCTTTGagccaaaaaaaagaaacaaacataaAGTTCAAAACGCAATAACTCCTCCTCGTACGTTTGCTACACCTTAATTAGATGTTGTTAAAATCAGTCAATTAGTTAAACTCCCATGttgtcatcacaaaagtttGATCAATAATGACAAAGATATGGGAGAACATAGAGTTGTTGGAACTTGGAGGGAAATAAACATCCATTCTCCCTAGTGGATACCTTTACTTGTAAACCTAATACTGACGGGTTGcaattttactatttattttgtaattaatttcTCCTATTATCTTACCAAATGTGAATTAATTGTCCGATTCTAttcacttttgatatttatGTTTATTACAGGGAATTGGACGAAAATATGATGAAACTGTGCAAATTTTTCACTCCAATTGCTGTTTGGCATAGTCACATCAAATCGGGCCTTAATGTGTTCAGAAGATAAGAGAAAGACGCGTAACACTAACGGTCAATTGGAAGTGTAACGTGGCGCCGCAGACATTCCATTAGCTGATTGCTTAATTTGAATTAATAAATGTAGTTTAGCACGAGTGGGAAACATGCCAACTAGGAGATTTCCTAGCTTGATTGGTGCGGATGAAGAGGAAAGTGGAGTCAAAGTGGGGCTCTTTCCTCTGGTCTTCGTATGGCCGTATAAGACAAGGAAACAATTAGGAGAAAAAGCAGGTATACTTAGTTTAGGAGATTGATTCCTTTCTTTGAGCGGGCTGGCCGTCAGAATTAAAAGGGAGGCTAATGAAGAAGTCAAGgacattcttttttaactttgtaACTTTCTTTTTGTTCGGATTCCATCAAATAAATTCTCTCAATTGAGGAGAATGGATGCGATAATTTTCTCTGCAATTGTGCGTGGGTTCTCCTCAATAGGGATTAACTAAATCCCTTTTTTTAGTCAATAGGGATTAACTAAATCCCTTTTTTTTCAATCTGAATACTATATGAGTGACTTGAAAAACTTTCGTCTACTTTTCAAGTTTATAGTGCAGTAAAGATAAATTGCTAGCTACATAGATTGAACTCGAGGAAAGAAGGGAAGGACTACTACTTTCTCCCtagaaaacaaaacaatttaAAAGATGTTATTAGAAACTTTTTGTTTGCATTGtgattttttgccaaaaaaaaaaattttatgttttcagtgatcatattttttaatcatcattttatttcacatacattaaatTACTACAATACATTTTTATACAAAAACTTCTGAAAATAGCCATCCAAACGGGTGACTTTTGTCTCCgtcaaaataaattttgtggTTAATCCTAGTTAAATCACCCCTccaacaacaaaagaaaagaagaagataaaacaAAATCAATAAGCTTCTCTTttcaacaaaaatttcaaacactCTTCTGTCTAGTGTTGCAAAATAAGAGCCATGTGGCAAAAGTTCAACCGCCGAAACAAATGGATCTATCAGACATAGGGAGGCCGCTATTTAGTTGGGCTCTCATTGTGGGCCACGCTTGTTAGGTATTCTTCGACCCTTGTTAGGTATTCTTCGAACAACAttttacttgattatgtaacgAGGCAAAGTAATAGCCTAACCTTCTCCTTGAAAAGTGTCTAGGCCTTAATTTCCAGCCCGTCAATTGCGCGGCTTCCCACTTCAATGCTACTTATTGCAGTTTAAGGTCTAAGGTAATCTGCAGTGCTCTGTTTGACTTTTAACCTATGATTTTACTTTACTCGAGACAGCTAGAAAGTTGATATCCATAAGTACCAAACTACAGTCGTGTTTGGATTAATTgtttttgaagatattttttaaaaattttactgtaaatgtatatataaaaaatttttactgtaaatattttttaaattatttttaaaatatatttttgagtatttttataatttacaatttttttgaaatatttttttaaaaaaaattttacacggCCCACCATCACCCCTCCCCTCCCTTTTCATCcccctctctcctttctcttcttctcctcctcccCTCTATTTCTCCCCCTCCTCTTTCttctcctccctcttttctctcctttctcCCTTCACCCTCTCCCCTCCTTCCCCCTAACCCCAAACCCCTCTCCCGCTCGTGGGTGATGACTATGACTTAAACCACCACTCTAACCACGACCGTCTTGGTCGTGGCTTCTGATCGCGATTAGATTTGATCGTGACTAGGAATGTTGCGTCAATGGAGAGGAAGAAAATTGAGGGGGGGCggggaaagggaaagaagaaagaaggaaggtgAAGGAGACAGAGGAGGAGGAAAAAAGGAGAATAAGGAAGAGAGAGGGAAGAAAGATgagtggagagagagagagagagaggatagTGGATCGTGGGTATGGGGGTGGTGGAGAGTGATGGATAgtggtgtatttttttttatatatttagagttgtttttaatatattgtatggatatggtgtttttggagttattttgtttgtgtattactatagcattgtatatgaaaaaattgtttttcaaaaattgagaaatccaaacagagccacaTATTTTTGAAAAGTGATATTTGCGCTCTCAAATTAGCCTTTTGCACTTTTTAGAGGCATATTGAGTGGGTTGGAATACAAGAAACTAAAATGAGAGTGCAAATATAAATTCCcatattttttttctccaaaaaagaaaaaggaaatattTTTGGAAATCACAAATTACCAAGGGCCGGGTTTAGAAAAGAAAACGAGCACGGGCTTAATGTGTTTAAATATTATTCTAAATAGAAAGAGAACTGCCATTAAAGATGTTGATTACACTTTTAGCCGTTCCAACCCTTTCACTTACATTTTCTTCTCTAAATCATCCAATCCGTCCTTCCCCTTTCCCCCAGTGATGTTAAATCAAAACTAAAAAATAGAgagattcttttttttattatttagtagtGTTTTGGTCCAAAAATTTAGTAGTTTTATTAGATTCAAGGTAGCTTTATTATAAATTATGAACTACTAGTACATTAGAAAATATCTCATAATTGTCATTATTGTTTTTCCAAGTTCTAAAGTATTATCGTCGTACTCAGTTGAGAAGAATGAAAGTTTAACGGCATTACAATTTTATGATGTTAATAATATGATATTATTTATCTTCTTCCACTGCATAAATTGCTTCCACATGTATATTGCTTTATTGAAATTTATTTCCTACAATTTTAAGGTTAATTTTTGGCTTCTACAATATCATCAAAGACTGGGAAAGCTTTGTGTTGAAGCCGGTGTAAACCTGCACGCTCAACTCAGCTCAAGCCTCATTGTCAGTAGTGAATAGTGAAACTAAGAGCAGAATCCAGCAATGAGTTTGGGACTTGGGACTTGGGACTTGGGACTTGGGATTGGACTGGGGCGTTCATTAATTAAGACAGTGTGAAGTGGCGGAAATGGGAACGGGACTGGCATTGCCCACGCCGCAGCAATTGATTGGAGTAGCATGCATAGGTGTGTACCTTGTGCGCATCTAAATAGATCACCTGCATGCAATCTGCCCAATATCCGAGTGAAAGCTCTTCTCAGCTTGCAATGCTCAAAGGATAATTAACGGTGTCGAATTCGTCCAACGGTTCTTCATAAAATTAGTtgctcttttcttccttttttttttttatttcgctTTGTAATTGAACGGTGTACGAATATTGTATTTGGACAAATACGTCGCATATACAAATACCTTGCGTGTTGAGAAAAATATGGGGGTATGCTACCTTGCACGTTATGAATCTAAAAGCTTATTCCATTTTGTGTTTCTAAGTCATCGGATAAAAAgttttaatcttttgttttcctttgccAAAGTAGGCAATCTAAAGAGTGATGATTTTAGGTATTCTATCGTGAATCCAACTTTCTTTTATTAGCATgcttatcttttttctttcttcttttaataAATGAGAAGTTTTGAATCCAGATTTTCCTATTTATAATTCTTCCCACCTTATCATCTAACTCAATCATCCCCTCCCCCACTAATATGCTTATCTTGTGTCATTAAAGGTTAAAAAACACATAATTGAACCATTTTTATAAGTCGTTATCTTTCTTAAAGTTACGTACTCTTTAGGCATAGATTCACACATAAAAAAGGGAGCTGAGTCGTTGtcaaaagaatttttgaaattaatAACCTCCCCTAATTGCATATGTTGAAAAGGCAGTGAGCCGTCTTTTAAATTTATTATCCTTCTCCAACCGTCTCAAAGGAGAAGAGAGGGAAAAGGTATGATGGTTATCTTTAAGGGGAATTTTAGCAATCCTCTTTTAGTGGTTTTGGTGTggcttctcttttttcttgtctACAAGGGGGACACTGAGTCACTGATGGTATGGCTTTTCCAAACATTAGAGCATGGTGGACACACTTTTATTAAGACTAGGACCATATCTCCATTTGAGTTTCATTAATTCTAAGGATTAGGTTCCATTTGGATCATCACTTTATGCatgttttaaaatatatttactaCAGCCTGTTATTTACAAACATGTATATTAGACGAAAAGATAATTTGAAAATAACATGCTCAAACAATGCGAGAGTTATATGTGGTTCTTTACCTTAGTAAAATCAAGTTAAACGAGAAATAATAGGGCTCCCtaatataattaaaacaaagaaagaaacaattCAAATTCGAATCTCTTGAGTACTTATTATTTACAAGGTAAATTACATTTCATTCTTGTGCGATTTAGTACCTTTTTACACAAGTcccttatattttttaaaaactatacatTATCCCATCATATTTTGAATTGAGGTGTCGAAATTATACAATTTACATTTCATCGTGGATTTgactaaaatatcaaaagtatccctatataaatttaaaaattatttattagtcACACGTgggttatgtatatattttaaaaattataagagGGTTTTATGTTAAAGTACTGAACCATAAGATAGTAAAGCGTCATGCATAGTATGCTTATATATTTTGACCATTTCAGTCATTCTAGTTTCAAAATAAGGATAATCTCGACATTTCAATGCATTCGATTGCAgattattaccaaaaaaaaaatcatatgtgccactttaacaatttaattcaaattaTGAGGGCACTGTATAGCTTTTTAAGTCGTCGAAGGCTTAGGATGTGAAAAATGCGAAACTGCAGGGGTTAGAGTGTGATGATAAAGCACAGCGAAGCTCTACCTGGATACAAAAAGGACGGATTGAGGGTCAAAGCATTACGGTGCAAGTTCATTAAAGATGAAGAAACAGACAAGGCACGTAGTAGCCCAAAATTTAATCTCATCTGTCAAATTAATGGCAACGTTAACTCCAGCCCAACAACCACTCCCTCTTTTGGGCCATCACTTCAGCACTGCATAGTGCAGCTCAACTGTCCACCACTCAaaacacacgcacacacacacacacacggtCACGCGCACCTCTTTATTAGTAGTGTTACGAACAACAGTTCCCACACGTAGCTCCGTCCGAAATAATTAGCTGAAGCCATAGCCTAGGAGGATATTCAGCTGAAGAAAATAACATCCATCTCATCGGCAAAGGGCAAAAACAAGGAAGGGGCAGGAAAAAATCAGGTTAGAAGAGATGAACGCGAGAGCTGAAATCACTGCTTTTTTGGTATTGGCAATCGGTTGCAGTTTGGTTGCTGGAGATGCCATTACAGATCAATGTGTGAATGAGTTTCCAAAGCTGTCGACGTGCCTAAACTTTGCAACCGGGAAGCAGGACACCCCGACGAAAGAGTGTTGCACTTCGGTGTCGGACCTCAAGAACAAGAACCCGGTTTGTTTGTGCTACATTATTCAACAGATCCACAGTGGAAGCGATCCTCAGATCAAGAACATGGGCATTCAAGAAGCTCGCTTGCTTCAGCTGCCTTCTGCTTGCAAGTTGACTAACGCCAGCACCAGCGAATGCCCCAGTGAGTAACTAACTaatcatacatatatatatatatatatatttctttccTCTACTCTGCTGTGGATATGTGCAGGatgatgccaaaaaaaaaaacataagtgAGCcgtgcttttttattttttccttgttcGTTTAATTTGTTCATACAATTTTACTGGTTTGTGGATGGGGAGATCGATGGATCCTTCTAGGACAAGGGAAAAAAGGGTCTCTTAAAACATTCGGTTATTTCTCGATACTAAGTAGCTGATATTCGTACGTGTTAGGTTTGTCATCGACTTACACTTTTTCTTGTCTTTAATAATGCTTGAAGACTACCAAAATTCATTTAATGTTAATTAATAAACTTGAATTTTGTTACGAAATgcacaaaaagataaaaaaaaaaggatataatTAGAAAACTTGATCTCTTTCAAACAAACAAGGGACTTTTCAGAGCTTATGATGATGACAAATGTAAATCCTAGTTGCTAAATATCCAAGTGACTTTTTAAGCCTTCTTAGCCTTAAACCTCTTGAAGTGAATATTTTTCGTCCTTGAGTATGTAGGTTAAGAAGCCTTTTGGAGCAATTACCGAAATAAACATGTACTAATAAGCAAGATCAAGAACAAGGAGATAAGCTTATTGATCAGCATTTATCTAGCACGTGAATGGGGCCTTGAATGCCTCCGTGCCTCGTGCTGGTCTCTTCTCCCTTTCAGCAAATGTGCATTTCTGTTTTCATGAATTAAGTTGAAC from the Coffea arabica cultivar ET-39 chromosome 11e, Coffea Arabica ET-39 HiFi, whole genome shotgun sequence genome contains:
- the LOC113719569 gene encoding non-specific lipid transfer protein GPI-anchored 1 gives rise to the protein MNARAEITAFLVLAIGCSLVAGDAITDQCVNEFPKLSTCLNFATGKQDTPTKECCTSVSDLKNKNPVCLCYIIQQIHSGSDPQIKNMGIQEARLLQLPSACKLTNASTSECPKLLHLSPSSPDAAIFANSTASTTPSTATPDKSTPTKSNAGSTTFKNGPQLAGPALAIVVAIFFSSFPTGLALMSSCST
- the LOC113718884 gene encoding arabinogalactan O-methyltransferase 1-like — its product is MEKSGNMSIKRHFSPEKRWLLGTTVVCLFGGALFLAAYVSIPETPLFCKSMPGFLAKGSYSGETLQRNAIVHYATSRVVPQQSLDEIRVSFDVLKAKSPCNFLVFGLGHDSLMWASLNPGGTTLFLEEDPKWVDTVLKDAPYLRAHTVKYRTKLSEADDLLKQYPSQPECSAEKPFLRGNTKCKLALNMLPWEVYNKEWDLIMIDAPRGYFAEAPGRMAAIYSAAVMARNRKGSGVTHVFLHDVDRKVEKVYAETFLCRKNRVKSVGRLWHFEIPPATDSSPQFC